A window of the Cytophagia bacterium CHB2 genome harbors these coding sequences:
- the phoU gene encoding phosphate signaling complex protein PhoU: MRKRFDKELDELLSELLFMASLAEKAVETAILALQNRDAALAQKVIDEDVLIDQLEIKIEKICISLLTYHETMAGSLRRVVSALKINNDLERIGDHAVNIAENTLQLQREPLFEPLRDIPLLAKLAQHMVRDAIDAFVHRDAATAIAVCRKDDEIDALNRQILRDFITHMANAPGNTSRGLSLILVSKNLERIADLSTNIAEEVVYMVEARTIKHVGLDERSA, translated from the coding sequence ATGCGCAAACGTTTTGACAAGGAGCTGGATGAACTTTTGAGCGAGTTGCTGTTCATGGCCTCGCTGGCGGAGAAGGCGGTGGAAACGGCCATTCTGGCGCTGCAAAATCGCGATGCGGCGCTTGCGCAAAAAGTGATCGACGAAGATGTGTTGATCGATCAGCTCGAAATCAAAATTGAAAAAATTTGCATTTCGCTGCTCACCTATCACGAGACCATGGCCGGCAGCCTGCGCCGGGTGGTGTCCGCGCTCAAGATCAATAATGATTTGGAGCGCATTGGAGATCATGCGGTGAACATTGCGGAAAACACGCTTCAGCTTCAGCGCGAACCGCTGTTCGAGCCGCTGCGCGATATTCCTCTTCTGGCGAAGCTGGCGCAACACATGGTGCGCGACGCCATCGATGCTTTTGTTCACCGCGACGCCGCAACGGCGATCGCGGTATGCCGCAAAGACGACGAAATCGACGCGCTGAACCGGCAGATTTTGCGCGACTTTATTACGCACATGGCGAATGCTCCCGGCAATACTTCCCGCGGCCTGTCGTTGATTCTGGTCAGCAAAAACCTTGAACGGATTGCCGATTTATCCACGAATATTGCCGAAGAAGTTGTGTATATGGTCGAAGCGCGCACGATCAAGCATGTTGGTTTAGATGAGCGTTCCGCCTGA
- the phoU gene encoding phosphate signaling complex protein PhoU has protein sequence MISHFEESLQRDMDLIRRKVIEMGNLAERALKASLQALIKSDRKNAYSVILRDQYIDELEKELDRLCLEFLVRQQPVAGQLRFVYAVIKINNELERIGDYAESIARHTLTVTALSPLPPFDRFVEIANISIPMLRNAMQAFIDQNQELALATLEMEDRVDTIRNTINSELVHLREAGRLPLEALAPLMLIASRFERVADQSCNICEEVLYMCTGKYIKHQGVEVFRILFVDEGNASTSLMAEAIGNRLGISKFIFSSAGITPKPIDPGTVSFLQEKGIDISRQSSKYVNQIVNLEHYQVIVALSETAQTAFPPPPTKTVSIPWEVQDPSQAQGTPEEVHAVYEKTYSYLETHIRDLVQAILGDNMP, from the coding sequence ATGATTTCTCATTTTGAAGAGAGTCTGCAACGAGACATGGATTTGATACGCCGCAAAGTCATCGAAATGGGCAATCTCGCCGAGCGCGCGCTGAAAGCAAGCCTGCAAGCCCTCATCAAAAGTGATCGCAAAAACGCCTATTCCGTAATTTTGCGCGATCAGTATATCGACGAATTGGAAAAAGAGCTGGATCGTTTATGCCTGGAGTTCCTGGTGCGGCAACAGCCGGTAGCCGGGCAATTGCGCTTTGTGTACGCCGTGATCAAGATCAACAACGAACTGGAACGCATCGGCGATTACGCCGAGAGCATCGCGCGGCACACCTTGACGGTCACCGCCCTCTCTCCCCTGCCGCCCTTTGACCGGTTCGTCGAGATTGCCAACATCTCGATTCCGATGCTGCGCAATGCCATGCAGGCGTTCATCGATCAAAACCAGGAACTGGCGCTGGCGACGCTCGAAATGGAGGATCGCGTCGATACGATTCGCAACACCATCAATTCCGAGCTGGTGCATTTGCGTGAAGCCGGCCGGCTGCCGCTGGAGGCGCTCGCGCCGTTGATGCTGATCGCCAGCCGCTTCGAGCGCGTCGCCGACCAATCGTGCAACATCTGCGAAGAAGTGCTGTACATGTGCACCGGCAAATACATCAAGCATCAGGGCGTGGAGGTGTTTCGCATCTTATTCGTGGATGAAGGCAATGCCAGCACGAGCTTGATGGCGGAGGCCATCGGCAACCGGCTTGGCATTTCGAAATTCATCTTTAGCAGCGCCGGCATTACGCCGAAGCCGATCGATCCGGGAACCGTGAGCTTCCTGCAAGAGAAAGGCATCGATATTTCGCGCCAAAGCTCGAAGTACGTCAATCAAATCGTCAACCTCGAACATTATCAGGTGATCGTTGCTTTGAGCGAAACCGCGCAAACTGCGTTTCCGCCGCCGCCGACCAAAACAGTGAGCATTCCCTGGGAGGTGCAGGATCCGTCACAAGCGCAAGGCACACCGGAAGAAGTGCACGCGGTTTATGAAAAAACTTACAGTTACCTGGAAACGCATATTCGAGATTTAGTGCAAGCGATTCTCGGCGACAATATGCCATAA
- a CDS encoding phosphate ABC transporter substrate-binding protein, with the protein MKVIRFKASIQKSAVFAVAFGIALLGCGGGRVEKPTIQNAGSDTMVNLAQAWAEAYAAVDSTVSVEVSGGGSGTGIAALINGTVDIANCSRQVHADEIARAKANTGKEPQEYIVGYDALAVYVHKDNPLEEITLEQLADIYGSEGTVVKWSQLGVTNSSCSNDEIIRVSRQSNSGTYEYFREAIGKAKGHALDFKLGSVDMNGSKDVVELVAKTPCAIGYSGMGYATPGVKMLRVKKTANDPAYPPTIETTLNQTYPIARPLYMYTSGTPSEHAQKYLDWIHSEAGQKIVAESGYVPMAQLSPDAGENAGNH; encoded by the coding sequence ATGAAAGTGATTCGCTTCAAAGCGTCGATCCAAAAGAGCGCGGTTTTCGCGGTCGCGTTCGGGATAGCGCTACTCGGTTGCGGCGGCGGGAGAGTCGAAAAACCCACAATTCAAAATGCAGGGTCGGACACCATGGTCAACCTGGCGCAGGCCTGGGCCGAGGCTTACGCCGCGGTGGATTCGACTGTTTCCGTGGAAGTTTCTGGCGGCGGCTCGGGAACCGGTATTGCCGCGCTGATCAATGGCACCGTTGATATTGCCAATTGCAGCCGGCAAGTGCACGCAGATGAAATCGCGCGCGCGAAGGCCAACACCGGCAAAGAGCCGCAAGAGTATATCGTCGGATATGATGCGCTCGCCGTGTATGTTCACAAAGACAATCCGCTGGAGGAAATTACGCTGGAGCAGCTTGCGGATATTTACGGTTCGGAGGGCACGGTGGTGAAATGGTCACAACTGGGCGTTACGAATTCTTCCTGTTCCAACGATGAAATTATCCGCGTGAGCCGGCAATCCAACTCTGGCACCTACGAATACTTTCGCGAAGCCATTGGCAAGGCCAAAGGCCATGCGCTCGATTTCAAGCTCGGTTCGGTGGATATGAACGGCTCGAAAGACGTCGTCGAACTGGTTGCCAAGACGCCGTGCGCGATTGGATACAGCGGCATGGGCTACGCCACTCCCGGTGTGAAAATGTTGCGCGTGAAGAAAACCGCAAATGATCCGGCGTATCCGCCCACGATCGAAACCACCTTGAATCAAACCTATCCTATTGCCCGCCCGCTGTATATGTACACCTCGGGAACACCCAGTGAACATGCCCAAAAATATCTCGACTGGATTCACTCGGAGGCAGGCCAAAAGATCGTCGCCGAATCGGGCTATGTGCCCATGGCGCAGCTTTCACCGGACGCAGGTGAAAACGCAGGGAACCACTAA
- the pstC gene encoding phosphate ABC transporter permease subunit PstC yields MNRRRLETLSESLIEGLIWFCGISAIVFVALIFIFVFREGAGYLFSGLNLREFFTSPEWYPTSAANKRYGVLALIAGTFSVTGLAMLIAVPFGLGAAIFISEFCGQKAKETLKIVIELLAAIPSVVWGFIGLTVMNPIIIDVFHAPIGLTVLNGGIILALMSVPIIVSIGEDSLKAVSDSYREAALALGATRWQLIYRVLLPAAKNGLLAAVLLGIGRGVGETMAVLMATGHAVKIPTSLLDSVRTLTATIAAELGEAPVGSEHYQVLFIIGILLFSITFLVNLVADLVVKGIRGK; encoded by the coding sequence ATGAACCGCCGCCGTCTGGAAACGCTGAGCGAATCTCTCATCGAGGGATTGATCTGGTTTTGCGGCATCAGCGCGATTGTGTTCGTCGCGCTGATTTTCATTTTTGTTTTTCGCGAGGGCGCCGGTTATCTGTTCTCAGGCTTGAATCTGCGCGAATTTTTCACCAGCCCGGAGTGGTACCCAACCTCGGCCGCCAACAAACGCTATGGTGTGCTCGCGTTGATTGCCGGCACCTTCAGTGTCACCGGACTAGCAATGCTGATCGCCGTGCCTTTTGGTTTGGGTGCGGCGATTTTTATTTCGGAATTCTGCGGCCAGAAAGCTAAAGAAACGCTGAAGATTGTGATCGAATTGCTCGCCGCCATTCCCTCGGTAGTGTGGGGCTTCATCGGTTTGACGGTGATGAATCCGATTATTATCGATGTGTTTCATGCGCCCATCGGTTTGACGGTGTTGAATGGCGGTATCATTCTGGCGTTGATGAGCGTGCCCATCATCGTTTCGATCGGCGAAGACTCTCTCAAAGCTGTATCGGATTCCTATCGTGAAGCCGCGCTCGCGCTCGGCGCGACGCGCTGGCAATTGATTTATCGCGTGCTGCTGCCGGCGGCTAAGAACGGTCTGCTCGCGGCGGTGCTGCTTGGCATTGGCCGCGGCGTCGGCGAAACCATGGCCGTGCTCATGGCCACGGGCCATGCCGTCAAAATCCCCACGAGTCTGCTCGATTCCGTGCGCACGCTCACGGCCACCATCGCCGCCGAACTGGGCGAAGCGCCGGTCGGCTCCGAACACTATCAAGTCTTGTTTATTATCGGTATTCTGTTGTTCTCGATTACGTTCCTGGTGAATCTCGTCGCAGATTTGGTGGTCAAGGGAATTCGCGGCAAGTGA
- the pstA gene encoding phosphate ABC transporter permease PstA: MDHQKPVAASILQPASAAKQPSEQGKFTSTALVRKKKRTEMLAKIVFLVMTLLMIAPLLLIIGYLFYQAAPILSLDFLVTNPMRGMRAGGIWSPLLGTIYLVGISLLIAAPIGVLAAVYLNEYARDNWFTRIVNLAVVNLAGVPSIVHALFGLGAFVLFARMGRSILAASLTLAIMTLPVIIASTKEALAAVPLAFRDACWNVGATRWQTIRHIVLPNSISGILTGIILQVSRAAGETAPVMFTGAVFFKAIAEGDIFAYKLFDQCMALSMHLFTISTQVPDVPKALPYGTAVVLMGTVLLVNALAIGLRIYLRARKKW; encoded by the coding sequence ATGGATCATCAAAAACCCGTGGCAGCCAGCATTCTGCAACCCGCAAGCGCTGCCAAGCAACCGTCGGAGCAAGGAAAGTTCACGAGCACGGCGTTGGTACGCAAGAAAAAACGCACGGAAATGCTAGCGAAAATCGTTTTTCTGGTGATGACGCTGCTCATGATCGCGCCACTGCTGTTGATTATCGGATACCTATTTTACCAGGCGGCGCCGATCTTATCACTCGATTTTCTCGTCACCAATCCGATGCGCGGCATGCGCGCCGGCGGCATTTGGTCGCCGCTGCTCGGCACGATATATCTCGTCGGCATCTCGTTGCTCATTGCCGCGCCCATCGGCGTGCTGGCCGCGGTTTATCTCAACGAGTATGCGCGCGATAACTGGTTTACGCGCATCGTCAACCTCGCCGTGGTCAATCTTGCGGGCGTGCCGAGCATCGTACACGCACTCTTCGGCTTGGGCGCTTTTGTGTTGTTCGCGCGCATGGGCCGCTCGATTCTCGCGGCCTCTTTGACGCTGGCCATCATGACTCTGCCGGTGATCATTGCCAGCACGAAAGAGGCGCTCGCCGCCGTGCCCCTGGCTTTTCGCGACGCCTGCTGGAACGTGGGTGCGACACGCTGGCAAACCATTCGCCACATCGTTTTGCCGAACTCTATCAGCGGTATTTTGACCGGCATCATTTTGCAAGTCTCGCGCGCCGCCGGTGAAACCGCGCCGGTCATGTTCACCGGCGCCGTCTTCTTTAAAGCAATTGCCGAGGGCGATATCTTCGCTTACAAGTTGTTCGATCAGTGCATGGCGCTTTCCATGCACCTCTTTACCATTTCAACGCAAGTGCCGGATGTGCCGAAAGCATTGCCCTACGGCACTGCGGTGGTTTTGATGGGAACGGTGTTGCTGGTCAATGCGCTGGCCATTGGCCTGCGGATTTATTTACGCGCGCGCAAGAAGTGGTGA
- a CDS encoding phosphate ABC transporter ATP-binding protein, whose product MQHSNQKKIEISNLIVKYGEATALRGISLDVHCNEILAVIGPAQSGKSTLLKVINRTIEFIAGSSVLGEVKVDGQDVRQIKNVFELRRKIGMVFPLPVGLPLSIYDNVAFVPRMAGMRNKSDLDALVERCLRQAALWDEVKDRLQSLGTKLSGGQQQRLTIARALSHQPEILCLDEFSIAVDPVTTMRIEDVLKELRSQVTIILVTNLVQQARRLADRTAFLLNGELVEIDRNEVIFSDAPSQQKTYDYVNGIFG is encoded by the coding sequence ATGCAACATTCCAATCAGAAAAAAATCGAAATCTCCAATCTTATCGTCAAATACGGCGAGGCCACGGCGCTGCGCGGCATTTCGCTGGACGTGCACTGCAACGAGATCTTGGCCGTCATCGGTCCGGCGCAATCGGGCAAAAGCACGCTGCTGAAGGTCATCAATCGCACGATTGAGTTCATTGCCGGCAGTAGCGTGCTCGGCGAGGTCAAAGTCGATGGCCAAGATGTCCGGCAAATCAAGAACGTTTTCGAATTGCGGCGCAAAATCGGCATGGTGTTTCCCCTGCCGGTGGGCTTGCCGTTGTCGATTTATGATAACGTCGCTTTTGTGCCGCGCATGGCCGGCATGCGCAACAAGTCTGACTTGGATGCGCTCGTCGAGCGCTGCCTGCGCCAGGCGGCCTTGTGGGACGAAGTCAAAGATCGCCTGCAAAGCCTGGGCACCAAGCTTTCCGGCGGGCAACAGCAGCGTTTGACCATTGCGCGGGCGCTGTCGCATCAGCCCGAAATCCTCTGTCTCGATGAATTTTCCATTGCCGTCGATCCCGTGACCACCATGCGCATCGAAGACGTGCTCAAGGAATTGCGCTCACAAGTCACGATCATACTCGTCACCAACCTGGTGCAGCAGGCGCGGCGCCTGGCCGACCGCACGGCCTTTTTGCTCAACGGTGAGCTCGTCGAAATCGACCGCAACGAGGTGATTTTTTCAGATGCGCCCTCGCAGCAGAAAACCTATGATTACGTGAACGGAATTTTCGGATGA
- a CDS encoding phosphate ABC transporter ATP-binding protein, with translation MSDSLAYSIVTNNLSLWYGKFQALNNVSVKVKSGIITALIGPSGCGKTTLLRCFNRVNERYGNVTTTGEIKLLGKNIYDPDVSLPELRKAIGMVFQRPNPLPISVYENIVFGLRIHSERKDLKKSLLDEAVEQALQNVSLWKDLKDKLHTRATSLQLEQQQKLCIARLLPLKPEIILMDEPCSALDAEATRGIEELMFELAGRYTIVIVTHNMAQARRVSDECIFMLLGELIEHSRTEDLFLTPANPKTAEYIEGRYG, from the coding sequence ATGAGCGATTCCCTGGCATACAGCATCGTCACCAACAATCTCAGTTTGTGGTACGGCAAGTTTCAAGCGCTCAACAACGTCAGCGTGAAGGTGAAAAGCGGCATCATCACCGCGCTGATCGGGCCTTCCGGCTGCGGTAAAACCACGCTATTGCGCTGCTTCAACCGCGTCAACGAGCGTTATGGCAACGTCACCACGACGGGTGAAATCAAGCTGCTTGGCAAGAACATTTATGATCCGGACGTCTCGCTGCCGGAGTTGCGCAAGGCCATCGGCATGGTGTTTCAACGCCCGAATCCGCTGCCGATTTCGGTCTATGAGAATATCGTGTTCGGCTTGCGCATTCATTCCGAGCGCAAAGATCTGAAAAAATCCCTGCTGGATGAGGCGGTTGAACAGGCGCTGCAGAATGTGTCGTTATGGAAAGATTTGAAAGACAAGTTGCACACGCGCGCCACGAGCCTGCAACTGGAGCAGCAACAAAAGCTGTGCATCGCCCGCCTGCTGCCGCTCAAACCGGAAATCATCTTAATGGATGAACCTTGTTCCGCGCTTGATGCCGAAGCGACGCGGGGCATCGAGGAGCTGATGTTCGAACTGGCCGGCCGCTATACCATTGTCATTGTCACGCACAACATGGCGCAAGCCCGGCGCGTGAGCGATGAGTGCATCTTCATGCTGCTCGGCGAATTGATCGAGCACAGCCGCACAGAAGATCTTTTCCTCACACCGGCAAATCCCAAAACCGCGGAGTATATCGAAGGAAGATATGGTTGA
- a CDS encoding proline--tRNA ligase — METEKNAEEQLTGRSERITKRSEDYSRWYTDVIGAAELADYSPVKGCMVIRPNGYAIWEKIQAGLDKMFKDTGHVNAYFPLFIPESFLQKEAEHVEGFAPECAIVTQGGGKKLEEPLVVRPTSETIIWSMYRKWIQSYRDLPILINQWANVVRWEMRTRLFLRTTEFLWQEGHTAHATLEEAEKETRQMLEVYKTFAEDYMAIPVIAGLKTEKEKFAGALRTYCIEAMMQDGKALQAGTSHNLGQNFAKAFDVKYLNEQGALEYVWATSWGVSTRLVGAVIMAHSDDNGLVLPPKLAPLPVVLVPIWRKDEEKALVMERANQLVAEWRGKFNFKVDDRDNYRPGYKFNEWEKRGVPIRIELGPKDVQSGNVVLVRRDTGEKRVAPQADLTQEILRTLEQIQASLYQRALAFRERNTREIDDYEQFKQQIDDPAQAKFFWAHWCGEREAEERLQEETKATIRCIPLDGKPEAGKCLITGKPSTQRVLVARAY; from the coding sequence ATGGAAACAGAAAAAAACGCGGAAGAGCAATTAACAGGACGTTCCGAACGCATTACCAAACGATCTGAAGATTATTCCCGCTGGTATACCGATGTCATCGGCGCAGCCGAGTTGGCGGATTATTCACCGGTTAAAGGCTGCATGGTGATTCGCCCGAATGGCTACGCCATTTGGGAAAAGATTCAAGCCGGCCTTGACAAGATGTTCAAAGACACCGGCCATGTTAACGCCTATTTTCCGCTGTTTATACCCGAAAGCTTCTTGCAGAAAGAAGCGGAGCATGTTGAAGGCTTTGCGCCGGAATGCGCGATCGTCACTCAGGGCGGCGGCAAAAAGCTGGAAGAACCATTGGTGGTTCGCCCCACGTCCGAGACCATCATCTGGTCGATGTACCGCAAATGGATTCAATCTTATCGCGATCTGCCGATTTTAATCAACCAATGGGCAAATGTCGTGCGCTGGGAGATGCGTACGCGGCTCTTCCTGCGCACCACGGAATTTCTCTGGCAGGAAGGCCATACGGCGCACGCGACCCTGGAAGAGGCGGAAAAAGAAACGCGGCAAATGCTCGAGGTTTACAAGACATTTGCCGAGGACTATATGGCGATCCCCGTCATCGCCGGCCTCAAAACAGAAAAAGAGAAATTTGCCGGAGCGTTGCGTACGTATTGCATCGAAGCCATGATGCAAGACGGTAAGGCGCTGCAAGCCGGCACTTCGCACAATCTCGGGCAGAATTTTGCCAAAGCGTTTGACGTCAAGTATCTCAACGAACAGGGCGCGCTGGAATATGTATGGGCCACGAGCTGGGGCGTGTCGACGCGCCTGGTGGGCGCGGTGATCATGGCGCATAGCGATGACAACGGTTTGGTATTGCCGCCCAAGCTTGCGCCGCTTCCGGTCGTGCTGGTCCCGATTTGGCGGAAAGACGAGGAGAAGGCGCTCGTCATGGAACGCGCCAACCAACTCGTTGCCGAGTGGCGGGGCAAATTCAATTTCAAAGTCGATGATCGCGATAATTATCGCCCGGGCTACAAATTCAACGAATGGGAAAAACGCGGGGTCCCGATTCGCATCGAACTTGGCCCGAAAGATGTGCAAAGCGGCAATGTTGTGTTGGTGCGCCGCGATACCGGAGAAAAGCGTGTGGCGCCGCAGGCGGATTTGACGCAGGAAATTCTGCGCACTCTCGAACAGATTCAGGCCAGCCTGTATCAGCGCGCGCTGGCATTTCGTGAGCGCAACACGCGTGAGATCGACGATTACGAACAATTCAAGCAGCAAATCGATGACCCTGCCCAGGCGAAGTTTTTCTGGGCGCATTGGTGCGGCGAGCGCGAGGCCGAAGAGCGTCTGCAAGAAGAGACGAAGGCCACGATTCGCTGCATTCCGCTCGATGGCAAACCAGAAGCGGGCAAATGCCTGATCACGGGCAAGCCCTCGACGCAGCGCGTGCTGGTTGCCCGGGCATATTAA
- a CDS encoding GTPase Era, producing the protein MSVKTLEAWQTTEPLLSSGNGAKSENTKSSEAVLESQGTPESTPFRAGYVAIIGQPNVGKSTLLNALLEFKLSIVSPKPQTTRKRILGILNRPHSQMIFFDTPGILEPSYQLQHTFVRTAYAAIKEADVELMLIEPESTLSAMDAKILDRLADTNRPVIVAINKIDRINKDVLLPLIANLRTRPEIKEIVPISALHKDGLELLAGLLEKYLTPHEPFYATDLITDHPERFLAAEIVREKIFLRYGEEIPYSTSVTVEEFIERPGHKDYIRAVIYVERESQKGIMIGKGGSALKQVGKQAREELEALIERPVYLELFVAVKEKWRDRENELRNLGYV; encoded by the coding sequence ATGAGTGTGAAAACTTTGGAAGCGTGGCAAACCACAGAGCCTCTGTTGTCTTCTGGCAACGGCGCAAAATCCGAAAACACGAAATCTTCTGAAGCCGTTTTGGAATCGCAAGGCACGCCCGAAAGCACACCGTTCCGCGCCGGCTATGTCGCCATCATCGGCCAGCCGAATGTCGGCAAATCGACTTTGCTGAACGCGCTCCTCGAGTTCAAGCTGTCGATCGTTTCTCCCAAACCGCAAACCACGCGCAAGCGCATTCTCGGCATCCTCAATCGGCCCCACAGTCAAATGATCTTTTTCGATACGCCGGGGATTTTGGAGCCGAGTTATCAATTGCAGCACACCTTTGTGCGCACGGCATATGCCGCCATCAAAGAAGCGGACGTCGAGTTGATGTTAATCGAACCGGAGTCGACGCTATCCGCGATGGATGCCAAAATTCTGGACCGCCTCGCCGACACCAATCGCCCGGTGATTGTCGCCATCAACAAAATCGACCGCATCAACAAGGATGTGTTGCTGCCCCTGATAGCGAATTTGCGCACGCGGCCGGAGATCAAGGAAATCGTGCCGATTTCAGCGTTGCACAAAGACGGCTTGGAGTTGCTGGCCGGCCTGCTCGAAAAGTATCTCACGCCGCACGAACCCTTTTACGCCACCGATCTGATCACCGATCACCCCGAACGGTTTCTCGCCGCCGAGATTGTGCGCGAGAAAATTTTTCTGCGCTATGGCGAAGAAATTCCCTATTCCACCAGCGTAACCGTCGAAGAGTTCATCGAACGCCCCGGCCATAAGGATTACATTCGCGCCGTGATCTATGTCGAACGCGAATCGCAAAAAGGAATCATGATCGGCAAAGGCGGCAGCGCGCTCAAGCAGGTGGGCAAGCAGGCGCGCGAAGAGCTGGAAGCGTTGATCGAGCGTCCGGTTTACTTGGAACTGTTTGTGGCGGTGAAAGAAAAATGGCGGGATCGTGAAAATGAGTTGCGCAATCTTGGCTATGTTTAA